A single genomic interval of Brevundimonas diminuta harbors:
- the recN gene encoding DNA repair protein RecN, whose translation MLTALSIRDVVLVDVLDLEVENGLTVLTGETGAGKSIILDALGLALGGRGDAGLVRKGAKQAVATAVFSAPDDPELLALIADKGFDVQPGEDLILRRVLGADGRSRAYVNDQPAGVTAVREIGAALVEVHGQHETVGLLDWRTHRASLDAYGGLQPQLSAVASASAKLKAAEAKLAELKAQAADADARREEISLNLSELDALDPRADEETELAGERALLGAAEKAIADLGDARTQLGGDKLSQKLGAALRAVEHARQRAGQAGAEGDHPVIVKLSAAVEAIDRTMVEAAEALAAVDAAADAFDYEPGRLDKAEERLFALRAAARKLHTTVDALPTLRIRLREQLRLIEDGEEALTNAGREAAEAAEAYDLAATFLTSAREAAAERLTAAVMAELGPLKLERARFRVALEPIEGRRGPDGVETVRFQIATNAGTDFGPLDAIASGGELARFALAMKAALASREDMRQPVMIFDEVDQGVGGAVAEAVGSRLKRLSTGAQVLVVTHSPQVAARGHAHWKVMKADRDGLTTTTVVALDDQRRQEEIARMLSGAEITDEARAAARALIG comes from the coding sequence ATGCTGACCGCCCTTTCCATTCGTGACGTCGTCCTGGTGGACGTGCTCGATCTCGAGGTTGAGAACGGCCTGACCGTGCTGACCGGCGAAACCGGAGCCGGCAAGTCGATCATCCTGGATGCGCTCGGCCTAGCTTTGGGCGGGCGCGGCGACGCAGGCCTGGTGCGCAAGGGCGCCAAACAGGCCGTGGCCACTGCCGTCTTCTCCGCTCCCGACGATCCTGAGTTGCTGGCCCTGATCGCCGACAAGGGGTTCGATGTGCAGCCGGGGGAGGATCTGATCCTTCGCCGCGTGCTGGGCGCCGACGGCCGCAGCCGGGCCTACGTCAACGATCAGCCGGCCGGGGTGACGGCTGTGCGCGAGATCGGCGCGGCGCTGGTCGAGGTGCACGGACAGCATGAGACCGTGGGTCTGCTGGACTGGCGAACGCACCGCGCTTCGCTGGACGCCTATGGCGGACTGCAGCCGCAGTTGTCGGCGGTCGCCTCGGCCTCTGCCAAGCTCAAGGCTGCCGAGGCCAAGCTGGCGGAGCTGAAGGCGCAGGCGGCGGACGCCGATGCGCGGCGCGAAGAGATCAGCCTGAACCTGTCCGAACTGGATGCGCTGGATCCGCGCGCCGACGAAGAGACGGAATTGGCCGGCGAGCGCGCCCTGCTGGGCGCCGCCGAAAAGGCCATCGCGGATCTGGGCGACGCCCGCACCCAACTGGGCGGCGACAAGCTGAGCCAAAAGCTGGGCGCGGCGCTGAGGGCCGTCGAACATGCGCGTCAGAGGGCAGGGCAGGCGGGCGCCGAGGGCGATCATCCGGTCATCGTCAAACTGTCGGCCGCCGTGGAGGCGATCGACCGCACCATGGTCGAGGCGGCGGAAGCCCTCGCCGCCGTGGACGCCGCCGCCGACGCCTTCGACTATGAGCCCGGCCGTCTGGACAAGGCCGAGGAGCGATTGTTCGCCCTGCGCGCCGCCGCCCGCAAGCTGCACACCACCGTCGACGCCCTGCCGACCCTGCGCATTCGCCTGCGCGAGCAGCTTCGGCTGATCGAGGATGGCGAGGAGGCGCTGACCAATGCCGGGCGCGAGGCGGCCGAGGCGGCGGAAGCCTATGATCTGGCGGCCACCTTCCTGACCTCGGCGCGCGAAGCCGCCGCCGAACGCCTGACCGCCGCCGTCATGGCAGAGCTGGGCCCGCTGAAGCTGGAGCGCGCGCGGTTCCGCGTGGCTCTGGAGCCGATCGAAGGCCGACGCGGGCCGGACGGCGTCGAGACGGTGCGCTTCCAGATCGCCACCAACGCCGGAACCGACTTCGGCCCGCTGGACGCCATCGCCTCGGGAGGCGAGCTGGCGCGTTTCGCCTTGGCGATGAAGGCCGCTCTGGCGAGCCGTGAGGACATGCGACAGCCGGTGATGATCTTCGACGAGGTGGATCAGGGCGTCGGCGGGGCGGTGGCCGAGGCCGTCGGTTCTCGCCTGAAACGCCTGTCGACCGGGGCGCAGGTGCTGGTCGTGACCCACAGTCCGCAAGTCGCCGCGCGCGGCCATGCTCATTGGAAGGTGATGAAGGCCGACCGCGACGGCCTGACCACCACCACCGTCGTCGCCCTGGACGACCAGCGCCGTCAGGAGGAGATCGCCCGCATGCTGTCCGGCGCCGAGATCACCGATGAAGCCCGCGCGGCGGCGCGGGCCCTGATCGGCTGA
- a CDS encoding outer membrane protein assembly factor BamD, translated as MGSSLSASKFRSGMVLMAAALAAVTISGCSGTKRPKLAYEERPVEALYNTGYDRLQQRRWSDAVDYFQEVERQHPYSDWARRSILMQIYAYYQNNAYADAIAAADRFIQLFPGNPSASYAFYMKAVCNFEQITDVGRDQGYATAALAGLKDVSRRYPGTPYASDAAVKIDMVNDQLAGKEMNIGRYYQRANQPLAALNRYKAVIANPDFQRTSHTPEALYRLVEVNLQLGLKEEATRNGAVLGYNYPGSPWYAEAYALLTENGQTPDKAPEGKRESWLQRIIPG; from the coding sequence ATGGGGTCGTCCTTGTCCGCTTCTAAGTTCCGTTCCGGCATGGTGCTGATGGCCGCGGCGCTCGCCGCAGTGACGATTTCAGGCTGCTCGGGCACCAAGCGTCCCAAGCTGGCCTATGAGGAACGTCCGGTCGAGGCGCTCTACAACACCGGCTATGATCGGCTGCAGCAGCGACGCTGGTCCGACGCTGTGGATTATTTCCAGGAAGTCGAACGCCAGCATCCCTATTCGGACTGGGCGCGTCGTTCGATCCTGATGCAGATCTACGCCTACTATCAGAACAACGCCTATGCCGACGCCATCGCGGCGGCGGACCGGTTCATCCAGCTGTTCCCCGGCAATCCGTCGGCCTCCTACGCCTTCTACATGAAGGCCGTCTGCAACTTCGAGCAGATCACGGATGTGGGACGCGACCAGGGTTACGCCACCGCCGCCCTGGCAGGGCTGAAGGATGTCTCGCGCCGCTATCCGGGCACGCCCTACGCGTCGGACGCCGCCGTCAAGATCGACATGGTCAACGACCAGCTGGCCGGCAAGGAAATGAACATCGGCCGCTACTATCAGCGCGCCAACCAGCCGCTGGCGGCGCTGAACCGTTACAAGGCCGTGATCGCCAACCCGGACTTCCAACGGACCTCGCACACGCCCGAAGCCCTGTATCGCCTGGTCGAGGTCAACCTGCAGCTGGGTCTGAAGGAAGAGGCGACGCGTAACGGCGCGGTGCTGGGCTACAACTATCCGGGCAGCCCCTGGTATGCCGAGGCCTATGCGCTGCTGACCGAGAACGGCCAGACGCCGGACAAGGCGCCCGAGGGCAAGCGCGAGAGCTGGCTGCAGCGGATCATTCCGGGCTGA
- a CDS encoding ribose-phosphate pyrophosphokinase translates to MKLLSGNSNRALSQAIADHLDAPLTKAQVKRFADNEVFAIIEENVRGEDVFILQSTSYPANDNLMELLIITDALVRASAKRITAVIPYFGYARQDRKTGGRTPISAKLVANLITRAGADRVLTMDLHAGQIQGFFDIPTDNLVATPVLAQDIKENYARGDDLMIVSPDVGGVVRARALASRLDADLAIVDKRRPKAGESEVMNIIGDVQGRRCILFDDIVDSGGTLVNAAKALIDQGATEVSAYISHGVLSGPAVQRITDGPLKELVITNSIEQPHEVLNCPKIRAVSVAPLVGEAIRRIANEESVSKLFD, encoded by the coding sequence ATGAAGCTGCTCTCAGGCAACTCCAACCGCGCACTGTCCCAGGCGATCGCCGACCACCTGGATGCGCCCCTGACCAAGGCCCAGGTCAAGCGGTTCGCCGATAACGAGGTCTTCGCCATCATCGAGGAAAACGTCCGCGGCGAGGACGTCTTCATCCTGCAGTCGACCTCCTACCCGGCCAACGACAACCTGATGGAGCTGCTGATCATCACCGACGCCCTGGTGCGGGCCTCGGCGAAGCGTATCACGGCCGTCATCCCCTATTTCGGCTACGCGCGTCAGGATCGTAAGACCGGCGGTCGCACGCCGATCTCGGCCAAATTGGTGGCCAATCTGATCACCCGCGCCGGCGCCGACCGCGTCCTGACAATGGATCTGCACGCCGGTCAGATCCAGGGCTTCTTCGACATTCCGACCGACAATCTGGTCGCGACCCCCGTTCTGGCCCAAGACATCAAGGAAAACTACGCCCGCGGCGACGACCTGATGATCGTCTCGCCCGACGTCGGCGGCGTGGTGCGCGCACGCGCCCTGGCCAGCCGCCTGGACGCCGATCTCGCCATCGTCGACAAGCGCCGGCCCAAGGCGGGCGAGAGCGAGGTCATGAACATCATCGGCGATGTTCAGGGCCGCCGCTGCATCCTGTTCGACGACATCGTCGATTCGGGCGGCACCCTGGTCAACGCCGCCAAGGCCCTGATCGACCAGGGCGCGACGGAGGTTTCGGCCTATATCAGCCACGGCGTCCTGTCCGGCCCCGCTGTCCAGCGCATCACCGACGGCCCGCTGAAGGAGCTGGTGATCACCAACTCCATCGAGCAACCCCACGAAGTTTTGAACTGCCCGAAAATCCGAGCGGTTTCCGTGGCTCCGCTGGTCGGAGAGGCTATCCGACGGATCGCGAACGAAGAATCGGTTTCGAAACTGTTCGATTAA
- the aceA gene encoding isocitrate lyase — MTTFADLVPSPAGRFDGIERPYTPEDVLRLRGSVPITHTLAERGANRLWQLLHDEPFINALGAVTGNQAMQMVRAGLKAIYLSGWQVAADANTAGAMYPDQSLYPANAAPELCRRINRTLQRADQIEHAEGGAKRDWFVPIVADAEAGFGGPLNSFEIMKAFIEAGAAGVHFEDQLASEKKCGHLGGKVLIPTQAHERNLVAARLAADVMGTPTITVARTDAESAQLITSDIDERDQPFIDRDNRTPEGFFRLKEGTGLDHCIARGLSYANIADLLWWETSHPDLDDAKKFAEAVQKAHPGKLMAYNCSPSFNWKAKLDDATIAKFQRELGAMGYKFQFVTLAGFHSLNNAMFELADGYRDRGMAAYSELQQREFANEAIGYTATRHQREVGTGYFDQVATVISNGTSSTTALKDSTETAQFTHAA; from the coding sequence ATGACCACCTTCGCCGATCTGGTGCCTTCGCCCGCCGGCCGTTTCGACGGCATCGAGCGCCCTTACACGCCTGAAGACGTCCTGCGCCTGCGCGGCTCGGTGCCGATCACCCATACGCTGGCCGAGCGCGGGGCCAACCGCCTGTGGCAGTTGCTGCACGACGAGCCCTTCATCAACGCCCTGGGCGCCGTCACCGGCAACCAGGCCATGCAGATGGTCCGCGCGGGCCTGAAGGCCATCTATCTGTCGGGCTGGCAGGTCGCGGCCGACGCCAATACGGCCGGCGCCATGTATCCCGACCAGTCGCTGTATCCGGCCAACGCCGCGCCGGAACTGTGCCGCCGCATCAACCGCACCCTGCAACGCGCCGATCAGATCGAACATGCCGAGGGCGGCGCCAAGCGCGACTGGTTCGTTCCCATCGTCGCCGACGCGGAAGCCGGTTTCGGCGGGCCGCTGAACAGCTTCGAAATCATGAAGGCCTTCATCGAGGCGGGCGCAGCCGGCGTTCACTTCGAGGATCAGCTGGCGTCCGAGAAGAAGTGCGGCCACTTGGGCGGCAAGGTTCTGATCCCGACCCAGGCGCATGAGCGCAATCTGGTCGCCGCGCGCCTGGCCGCCGACGTGATGGGCACGCCGACCATTACGGTCGCCCGCACCGACGCCGAAAGCGCGCAACTGATCACCTCCGACATCGACGAGCGGGACCAGCCCTTCATCGATCGCGACAACCGCACGCCCGAGGGTTTCTTCCGCCTCAAGGAAGGCACGGGTCTGGACCACTGTATCGCGCGCGGTCTGTCCTACGCCAATATCGCCGACTTGCTATGGTGGGAGACGTCACACCCGGATCTGGACGATGCCAAGAAGTTCGCGGAAGCCGTCCAGAAGGCCCATCCGGGCAAGCTGATGGCCTATAACTGCTCGCCGTCCTTCAACTGGAAGGCCAAGCTGGATGACGCCACCATCGCCAAGTTCCAGCGCGAGCTGGGGGCCATGGGCTACAAGTTCCAGTTCGTGACCCTGGCCGGCTTCCACAGCCTGAACAACGCGATGTTCGAGCTGGCGGACGGTTATCGCGATCGCGGCATGGCGGCCTATTCCGAGCTGCAACAGCGCGAGTTCGCCAACGAGGCCATCGGCTACACCGCCACGCGTCACCAACGCGAAGTCGGCACCGGCTATTTCGACCAGGTCGCCACGGTCATCTCCAACGGCACGTCCTCGACGACGGCGCTGAAGGATTCGACCGAGACCGCCCAGTTCACCCACGCGGCTTAA
- a CDS encoding helix-turn-helix domain-containing protein produces MNTAADRKLFLGARLKRLRRNLGLTQTAMAADLDVSPSYLNHIERNQRPVSAQLLLRLADTYDVDLRALNQGGAADEARLTEILTDQLFKGLSPPRHELVQLLEEAPGVADALLRLYQAFDDGRTRARAAAETGESPVETSPAEWVREYIQSRGNHFPELDQMGEALSDALSAEAPAHADGFEPAARHRLAARHDLGVRTLPAEVMVEWTRRYDLHRRRLLLSETLGPSSRAFAIAYQLALAEQGPAVIALAEAAGAPDGPTRSLLKVALTNTLAAATLMPYAAFQRAAEAAGYDLARLQARFGVSYEQAAHRLTTLSRPTARGVPFFLMRVDQAGNISKRYAAGAFPFSRFGGACPRWRLHSAFRTPGRIVTQIIETPDGGRWFTFARTVERQGHDGYGERHDLAVGLGCELRHAHRLVYAHGIDLQNPEVTPIGPACRLCHRHPCAERAAAPIDRPLAVDDWSKSVSPYPFGAA; encoded by the coding sequence ATGAACACCGCCGCTGATCGCAAGCTGTTTCTGGGCGCCCGGCTCAAGCGGCTGCGGCGCAATCTGGGCCTGACCCAGACCGCCATGGCCGCTGATCTGGACGTTTCGCCCAGCTATCTCAATCACATAGAGCGCAATCAGCGCCCGGTTTCAGCCCAGTTGCTGCTGCGACTAGCCGACACCTATGACGTCGATCTGCGCGCGCTGAATCAGGGTGGTGCGGCGGACGAGGCGCGTCTCACGGAAATCCTGACCGACCAGCTGTTCAAGGGTCTGTCCCCGCCTAGGCATGAACTGGTGCAACTGTTGGAAGAGGCGCCCGGCGTGGCCGACGCCCTGCTGCGCCTCTATCAGGCCTTCGACGACGGCCGCACGCGCGCACGCGCCGCCGCCGAAACGGGTGAGAGCCCCGTCGAGACCAGCCCCGCCGAATGGGTGCGCGAATATATCCAGTCGCGCGGCAACCATTTTCCGGAACTAGACCAGATGGGCGAAGCCCTGTCCGACGCCCTGTCCGCCGAGGCGCCCGCCCACGCCGACGGCTTCGAACCCGCCGCCCGTCATCGGCTGGCGGCCAGGCACGACCTTGGCGTCCGCACCCTGCCGGCCGAGGTCATGGTGGAATGGACCCGCCGCTATGACCTACATCGCCGCCGTCTGCTGCTCTCGGAAACCCTGGGGCCGTCCTCGCGCGCCTTCGCCATCGCCTACCAGCTGGCCCTGGCCGAGCAAGGGCCGGCGGTCATCGCGCTGGCAGAGGCCGCCGGCGCCCCGGACGGGCCGACACGCTCACTCCTGAAGGTCGCCCTGACCAACACCCTCGCCGCCGCGACCCTGATGCCCTACGCCGCCTTCCAGCGCGCGGCGGAAGCTGCCGGCTACGACCTGGCCCGGCTGCAGGCGCGGTTCGGCGTAAGCTATGAACAGGCCGCGCACCGCCTGACCACCCTGTCACGCCCCACGGCGCGCGGCGTGCCCTTTTTCCTGATGCGGGTCGATCAGGCGGGCAACATCTCCAAGCGCTATGCGGCGGGCGCGTTTCCCTTCTCGCGTTTCGGCGGCGCCTGCCCGCGCTGGCGGCTTCACTCCGCCTTCCGCACGCCCGGCCGCATCGTCACCCAGATCATCGAGACTCCAGACGGCGGCCGCTGGTTCACCTTCGCCCGCACGGTCGAGCGACAAGGCCACGACGGCTATGGGGAGCGCCACGACCTCGCCGTCGGCCTGGGCTGCGAATTGCGTCATGCGCATCGTCTGGTCTACGCGCACGGCATCGACCTCCAGAACCCCGAAGTCACGCCCATCGGACCGGCCTGCCGTCTGTGCCACCGCCACCCGTGCGCCGAACGGGCCGCCGCCCCCATCGACCGCCCGTTGGCGGTCGATGACTGGTCCAAGTCCGTCAGCCCCTATCCGTTTGGTGCGGCCTGA
- a CDS encoding M28 family peptidase, with translation MIHRRSPLVALAALALAACATTPVASPAPKLDAFAVASAATPQFSAQRLSDHIKYLASDEMEGRFPGLIGERLTLAYLQAQYEAMGLEPGGRNGSWLQPVDLVRFTPERAPTASWTGADGMAHPLVSGTDITLRAGSAEPIVTAEAPLVFAGYGISGPTWDDYGSADLTGKVVVILRGQPAVMGEDPNFYGSTTHKTQEALKRGAVGVITLQDQDNRWRRAVGGATRPQMTVNGAHDPRFSGSINMATATRIGGAALEAAVERAKTTALGGVLDLGARLSVDIAETTEVIHSNNLLAKIPGTERPDEYVFYSAHWDHVGKARTPNAEGDDIFNGAWDNASGTAGLIEMARAFKAGPAPKRTVIFLHVTAEEQGLLGSEAYAADPVYPLARTAADINIDMLPFTPATRDVAVFGVGKSELEDILGRFAAVQGRVVTGDGYPEEGFYYRSDHFNFAAGGVPALMPWTGRDFVEGGIEAGKPYYEGAMAKYYHKLTDEWRADYDFTAALQNLDLLYRLGLTVADSESWPAWKPTAEFNAIRDRTADQRR, from the coding sequence ATGATCCATCGCCGTTCACCCCTCGTCGCCCTCGCGGCGCTCGCGCTCGCCGCTTGCGCGACCACGCCGGTCGCATCGCCGGCGCCCAAGCTGGACGCCTTCGCCGTCGCCTCGGCTGCGACGCCTCAGTTCAGCGCCCAGCGCCTGTCGGACCACATCAAATATCTGGCGTCGGACGAGATGGAGGGCCGGTTCCCCGGCCTGATCGGCGAACGGCTGACCCTGGCCTATCTGCAGGCGCAGTATGAGGCGATGGGGCTGGAGCCGGGCGGGCGCAACGGGTCATGGCTGCAGCCCGTTGATCTGGTGCGGTTCACGCCAGAACGGGCGCCGACGGCGTCCTGGACCGGGGCGGACGGCATGGCGCACCCGCTGGTTTCGGGGACGGACATCACCCTGCGCGCCGGGTCGGCGGAACCGATCGTGACGGCCGAGGCGCCGCTCGTCTTCGCCGGTTACGGCATTTCGGGCCCGACCTGGGACGACTATGGCAGTGCGGACCTGACCGGCAAGGTCGTGGTCATTCTGCGCGGCCAACCGGCGGTCATGGGCGAGGATCCCAACTTCTACGGCTCGACCACACACAAGACCCAGGAGGCGTTGAAGCGGGGCGCCGTGGGCGTCATCACGCTACAGGACCAGGACAACCGCTGGCGTCGCGCCGTGGGCGGGGCGACCCGGCCGCAGATGACGGTCAACGGCGCGCATGACCCGCGGTTCAGCGGATCCATCAACATGGCCACGGCGACGAGGATCGGCGGCGCGGCCCTGGAAGCCGCCGTCGAGCGGGCGAAGACGACCGCCTTGGGCGGCGTTCTGGATTTGGGCGCGCGGCTCAGCGTCGATATCGCCGAGACGACCGAAGTCATCCATTCCAACAACCTGCTGGCCAAGATTCCCGGCACGGAGCGGCCTGACGAATATGTCTTCTACTCCGCCCACTGGGATCACGTCGGCAAGGCCCGGACGCCCAACGCCGAGGGCGACGACATTTTCAACGGCGCCTGGGATAATGCGTCGGGGACGGCCGGTCTGATCGAGATGGCGCGGGCGTTCAAGGCCGGGCCGGCGCCGAAGCGCACCGTAATCTTCCTGCACGTCACGGCCGAAGAGCAGGGGCTATTGGGGTCGGAGGCCTATGCCGCCGATCCGGTCTATCCGCTTGCCAGGACGGCGGCCGACATCAACATCGACATGCTGCCCTTCACGCCGGCGACGCGCGACGTGGCGGTGTTCGGCGTCGGCAAGTCCGAGCTGGAGGACATCTTGGGCCGGTTCGCGGCCGTGCAGGGGCGGGTGGTGACGGGCGACGGCTATCCGGAGGAAGGCTTCTACTACCGCTCCGACCATTTCAACTTCGCGGCCGGAGGGGTGCCGGCGCTGATGCCTTGGACGGGCCGTGATTTCGTCGAGGGCGGGATCGAGGCAGGCAAGCCCTATTACGAGGGGGCGATGGCCAAATATTATCACAAGCTGACCGACGAATGGCGGGCCGACTATGACTTCACGGCCGCCTTGCAGAACCTGGACCTGCTGTATCGGCTGGGGCTGACGGTGGCCGACAGCGAAAGCTGGCCCGCGTGGAAGCCGACCGCCGAGTTCAACGCCATCCGCGACCGCACGGCCGATCAAAGGCGCTAG
- a CDS encoding M28 family metallopeptidase, which yields MRLVSSFAAVLLASVALSACATASDPATVDTVPDFDAARISQDIKTLSDDSFEGRGIATPAEEKVIRYLSEGYAAAGFEPGGPNGQWTQDVILNRFTQSNVRASLKLGDWTLPMTQGREVAISTRRPAEHVSLKDAPLVFVGYGINAPERQWNDFKGQDLRGKILVVLVNDADFEEPALNTFGGKAMTYYGRWTYKYDEAAKQGAAGVLIVHETAPASYGWQTVANSWGVSQFDILRQNAAAERVPMEGWIQRDVAIDLFRRAGLDFEALKVQARSRDFQPVALTGASFSTDFDVATNQVTSHNVIARLPGTTHPDETILYTAHWDHIGMGEPDATGDRIFNGAVDNASGTAGLLELARIFGRAPRTERSVVMISFTGEESGLLGSEYYAVNPVYPLAKTVGGFNMDSMNVYGRVTGLGVTGYGQSDFDERLAAAVQPQGRSLVPDYENAAGTYYRSDHFPLAKRGVPMAYAGSRGEFRDEPIAAREAARSEYGAKRYHQAADEWSPDWDYSGMIEDLTVFYDVGRALANGRDWPQWKSGSEFAPVRATTASERR from the coding sequence ATGCGTCTTGTCTCTTCTTTCGCCGCCGTTCTTTTGGCGAGCGTCGCCTTGTCTGCCTGCGCCACGGCGTCTGATCCCGCTACGGTTGATACGGTCCCAGACTTTGATGCGGCTCGGATCTCGCAGGACATCAAGACGCTGTCGGACGACAGCTTCGAGGGCAGGGGCATCGCCACCCCAGCCGAGGAAAAGGTCATCCGCTATCTGAGCGAAGGCTACGCCGCCGCCGGGTTCGAGCCGGGCGGGCCGAACGGCCAGTGGACGCAGGACGTGATCCTGAATCGCTTCACGCAGTCCAATGTGCGGGCCTCGCTGAAGCTGGGCGACTGGACCCTGCCGATGACGCAAGGGCGAGAGGTCGCCATCTCGACCCGCCGCCCGGCCGAACACGTCAGCCTGAAGGACGCGCCGCTGGTCTTCGTCGGCTACGGCATCAACGCGCCCGAGCGTCAGTGGAACGACTTCAAGGGCCAGGACCTGCGCGGCAAGATCCTGGTCGTGCTGGTCAATGACGCCGACTTTGAAGAGCCGGCGCTGAACACCTTTGGCGGCAAGGCCATGACCTATTACGGCCGCTGGACCTACAAATACGACGAGGCGGCCAAACAGGGCGCGGCGGGCGTGCTGATCGTGCACGAGACGGCGCCGGCGTCTTACGGCTGGCAGACGGTCGCCAACTCCTGGGGCGTATCGCAGTTCGACATCCTGCGCCAGAATGCGGCGGCCGAGCGCGTGCCGATGGAGGGCTGGATTCAGCGTGACGTGGCGATCGACCTGTTCCGCCGCGCGGGTCTGGATTTCGAGGCGCTAAAGGTCCAGGCGCGCAGCCGCGACTTCCAGCCCGTCGCCCTGACCGGCGCGTCCTTCTCGACCGATTTCGACGTGGCCACCAATCAGGTCACCAGCCACAACGTCATCGCCCGCCTGCCGGGCACGACCCATCCGGACGAGACGATCCTCTATACCGCCCACTGGGATCACATCGGCATGGGCGAGCCGGACGCGACCGGCGACCGCATCTTCAACGGGGCGGTGGACAACGCCTCGGGCACGGCGGGTCTGCTGGAGCTGGCGCGCATATTCGGTCGGGCGCCGCGCACTGAACGCTCCGTCGTGATGATCAGCTTCACCGGCGAGGAAAGCGGCCTGCTGGGTTCGGAATACTATGCGGTGAACCCGGTCTATCCGCTGGCCAAGACGGTGGGCGGGTTCAACATGGACTCGATGAACGTCTATGGCCGCGTCACGGGGCTGGGCGTCACCGGATATGGCCAGTCGGACTTCGACGAGCGTCTGGCGGCGGCGGTCCAGCCCCAGGGGCGGTCATTGGTGCCGGATTACGAGAATGCGGCCGGCACCTATTACCGCTCGGACCACTTCCCGCTGGCCAAGCGCGGCGTGCCGATGGCCTATGCCGGCAGCCGTGGCGAATTCCGCGACGAACCGATCGCCGCGCGCGAGGCGGCGCGATCGGAATACGGCGCCAAACGCTATCACCAGGCCGCGGATGAGTGGTCGCCCGACTGGGACTACAGCGGCATGATCGAGGATCTGACGGTCTTCTATGACGTCGGTCGCGCCCTGGCGAACGGTCGCGACTGGCCGCAGTGGAAGTCGGGTTCGGAGTTCGCGCCGGTGCGCGCGACGACGGCGTCCGAACGCCGCTAG
- a CDS encoding cytochrome c1, with amino-acid sequence MTIGMKTVSFKTIIASAAIALGLLSAAAPAMAAGAAAHPRSGGFSFEGPFGTYDQGQLQRGYKVYHEVCAACHSMNLMHYRNLGDRHGPFWNPKYPNPNDNPVVKALAKENQVGDIDSETGEAIQRDATPADKFRAPYPNATAAAAGNGGAAPPDLSVMAKARHDGANYIYSLLSGYKAAPAGLQIREGQHYNPYMAGDLTPFWTGDHKHVPPGGFIAMPPPLQNGQVTYDDGSPQTVDQYAKDVAAFIAWTSEPKMVERKQAGLGVMIYLLLFAGITYVAYRRIWKGVAH; translated from the coding sequence ATGACGATTGGAATGAAGACCGTGTCGTTCAAGACGATCATCGCCTCGGCAGCCATCGCGCTGGGCCTGTTGAGCGCGGCCGCTCCCGCTATGGCGGCAGGCGCCGCCGCCCATCCGCGGTCTGGCGGGTTCAGCTTCGAGGGGCCGTTCGGCACCTATGACCAGGGCCAGCTTCAACGCGGCTACAAGGTCTATCACGAGGTCTGCGCCGCCTGTCACAGCATGAACCTTATGCACTATCGGAACTTGGGCGACCGTCATGGGCCGTTCTGGAATCCGAAGTATCCGAACCCGAACGACAACCCTGTCGTGAAGGCTCTGGCCAAGGAAAATCAGGTCGGCGACATCGACAGCGAGACCGGCGAGGCGATCCAGCGCGACGCCACGCCCGCCGACAAGTTCCGCGCCCCCTATCCGAACGCCACGGCGGCGGCGGCGGGCAATGGCGGCGCAGCGCCGCCTGACTTGTCGGTCATGGCCAAGGCCCGTCACGACGGCGCGAACTACATCTATTCGCTGCTGTCGGGCTACAAGGCCGCGCCGGCCGGCCTGCAGATCCGCGAGGGTCAGCACTACAACCCCTATATGGCCGGCGACCTGACGCCGTTCTGGACCGGCGATCACAAGCACGTTCCGCCCGGCGGCTTCATCGCCATGCCGCCGCCGCTTCAGAACGGTCAAGTGACCTATGACGACGGCTCGCCGCAGACGGTCGATCAATACGCCAAGGACGTGGCGGCCTTCATCGCCTGGACGTCCGAGCCGAAGATGGTCGAGCGCAAGCAGGCCGGTCTGGGCGTGATGATCTATCTGCTGCTGTTCGCCGGCATCACCTATGTCGCCTACCGCCGCATCTGGAAGGGCGTCGCCCACTAA